The region ggggatttgggggggctcagcacccaaggtaagggaggtatgcatttggaagcaatttctgaagtccactgcagtgtgtcctagcgtgcccggttggtgtcctggcatgtcaggggaaccagtgcactacaaatgctggccactcccacaaccaaatgccttggatttggccggatttgagatggccggcctcggtttccattatcggcgaaaactgatgtcggccatctcaaacctgcccatctctgacatttggccggcccgaaccatattatcaaaacgaaagatggccggccatcttttttaatAATGTAAActccctggtggcagagcaaggtattacaatgctggtaccaaatatgtcacagtgtttccccaaaatgactcaatatcaaccagggagtttaacaataaaaagaaaatatttttttattatttgaattatatttaaatgctaatgaaattttaccaacttgcaaatttaacgtATGCATTTCAATTACagatttgcaacacaaatcagtttagtctctagaatcattgagagcatcctcagataagtataaatattagttacataaatcatttaggtacattaaattccacaaaacaccagactcttcaaagtctcccctctcctgtccctcagtcccctggagacccccaaggatctcaacatgtaagttttcctctactctttttttcttcttttagttatctctcacttattgttcaggtttcctttactattttctcttatgtgcactttttaaaatagtttcagtcacttagctgctctctttgttttctctctctggctctcttgaacggtgggtgccttttctttcaggtgatgatctccagcatcaactttcttccagcctttccctagtaacatgttctcaccaatacagctccttcccaactgctagcctgagctgtttgtcactctcctgagagttccatcagcatgcggaacactcagcgcatgcacacagaccactcagtttcactgcactgctcactatctctataccagatctagaaggaaccaagttaatcttttaaaatttaacccatagggttacattcgggctggcaaaataaaataaaatgtatataataaacttttttttccaaacaCCACCCCAAAACCAACACCCCCTTAGACAAACCATATATCCAAACACACTATTCCATCTACATTTGTCTAATCAATACATATTCATCTATTACCAACATTACAATTTCCATgcactttacccacatatacaTTTAATTTTTACATGCCACCCTTTTTAACTTCAGTTTTTATCACAATTTGTTTAGGTGATGAATATGTTTCAATATACTTTTCTTTTACTACAAGCACAATAATTAATTACAAGTTATCTCCTGTTTGCACAGCCTCTAGCATAAACCGACAAGGTTGTTTCTGGGTAACCCCCAGTCCTTTCCTCAGGTCAGAGTCACCTCTCAGCCACAAAATgtctcttctttttcctcttcttgaAATCATAGGTCTTTCCTTGCATCTTCTTACATGCTTCTCCGCCTTACACTCTCTGGCTGGATCTCTCTGACTGAAGTCCAATTCTCCATCTGTACCTTTTCGTCTCGCAGGCCAGGAAAACAGTTGCAGTTCTTGCCCTGCAACAGACTCTAGCTGCATCTCTGTCCATTTATtctctttgctttatttctttagtgTGTTTCTTGATCACAATTTTCCTCAATTTATTCTTGTATTTATTTCCAGATTCTGGTAACTTTTTCTTCAGTACCATTTCTTTTCTTACTGAACTGACTGTCCATTCAATCTCTTCTGAATGTGCTGATTCACTTATTTCTGACCATATTAAATTTTCAGGACCATTTCTCTCAGGATTTGTTTTCTTTACATCATCAACATCTGCCTGGAGATTTCTGTTTTCCACAAGGGGTTCAAAAATTTCCTGCcgctccaacatctcctcctccagAGAACTCTCCACATGGAGCTCTTCCTCTTGCACAGGTTCCCTGTGTGGTTGTATCACCGGAGGATCCTCATTTACTACTTCTCCTTCTGGCAGCTCGACTTCATCAGAGTGAGAGAACAATATTGATTTAGGAAGTGATTCTACCAACTCAGGAACTGAGGCTTCTGCATTTCCATTCCCCTCTGCCACTGGCCGCTCTTCTTCAAACACCAGAACTTGTGACTCCATGTCCTGCTGAACACCCGAATTTTCCACAAtttcctcctttttccttctttcttcctcaaccAGCTTTTCAAACGCCCTCTCGATCTTATCTAATTTCTCTTTCATCAGTGCTAGTAGCTGAGCTTTCTTCTGTCTTTGAAGCAACTCCTCAGACGAGAGGGTCAGGATCTCAGTGGTCTGATAGACCTGGTACCACTGTGTTGGACTAGACCTGGGTTGCCGGACCTTTCAACTTCAGGGCTTGACTCATATTCCCACAGGCCTAGGTTGCTGCTTCTGGTTGCCATGGACCTCTGCATCCTGTCATGATGGAGGTCTTCCACTGCCCACTCAGCTCGGCAGTGTCACCAGAAATGACCTGCTTGACCACACTTATGACATATGAGAGGCCTACGGTCCCTGCTTCTGGTTGCCATGGACCTCGGCATCCTCTCATGATGGAGGTCTTCCGCTGCCCACTCAGCTCGGCAGTGTCACCAGACATGACCTGCTTGACCACACTTGTGACATATGAGAGGCCTCCGGTCCTCttgaaatgagaacctcccagctTTCTCACACCACTGTCCATGATGCCAACCTGCATTTTTTCTACAGTATTCTTCTTCTTCCCAGTAATCATCTCTATTATAATCTGCTCCTCGATCCCAAAATCTTCTCTGTTTCTCCATTCTGTGGCTGGGAGTGAATTCAGACCCTCGGGGGACCTAAAAATTAGCCAGAAAGAACCCACTGATACACATTCCacaatacattttaaatttacaggcaaggccacccccagggTGTTAAGTGGGGTGATTTATCCTGTCCGTGACGCcaattgtaaaccccctggtggcagagcaaggtattacaatgatggtactaaatatgtcacagtgtttccccaaaatgactcaataccaaccagggagtttaacaataaaaagaaaatatttttttattatttgaattatatttaaatgctaatgaaattttaccaacttgcaaatttaacatatgtatttcaattacaggtttgcaacacaaatcagtttagtctctagaaacattgagagcatcctcagataagtataaatattagttacataaatcatttaggtacattcaattccacaaaacaccagactcttcaaagtctcccctctcctgtccctcagtcccctggagacccccaaggatctcaacatgtaagttttcctctactctttttttcttcttttagttatctctcacttattgttcaggtttcctttactattttctcttatgtgcactttttaaaatagtttcagtcacttagctgctctctttgttttctctctctggctctcttgaacggtgggcgccttttctttcaggtgatgatctccagcatcaactttcttccagcctttccctagtaacatgttctcaccaatacagctccttcacaactgccagcctgagctgtttgtcactctcctgagagttccatcagcatgcggaacactcagcgcatgcacacagaccactcagtttcacAGCACTGCTCACTATCTCTttaccagatctagaaggagccaggttaATCTTTTACAATTTAACCCATAGAGTTACAATAATTtggttcgggaccgctgtttgcggtgccggccatatagatggccgctgccgttcgattatgcttctCCATAATATCCAGCTTGCAGTACATTTGAGATTTGTTTGTGGAAAGTAACACCTAAGTAAgtaatccccctgtttacaaagccacgctagcagctgccgatGCAGCAGCCGCTAGCcgatagtgcggctttgtaaacataGGGGTAAAAGAGTTAACTGTCGAGATAGATGTATTGAAAAGACAGTCGTGCAGCTGCTCTCAGCACCCCAGcaagtaagaagaatgcacctgggggggggggggttgaaggtgatgcaccggggggggggactGTGATGTACTGGGgggatgctgcacctggggggtgtcttgctgcacccggggggacggATGTTActccacccgggggggggggggggtgcacagcggcgatccacAGCCGACCAAAGAACACCACTGCACATGATgatgagaaaagagagagagagagagtatgtttaTGTTTCTGTGTCTTTCTCTGGTGAGCTTAGTGTCATATAGAGTTTCCCTTTGATTGGAGAAGTCCACTGCTACATATGTACCTGTGTGCATATTAAATGGAATTAAGTTTCCAGtctatagaatttaccccagtaACTATTTAATTACCTGGACAAATTCCATTGAAAACTGCTCTAATATTGCCTCTACTCTTTCTATATCCTTTCAGAGGCATCAAAGAACACTAAGAGGTAGACATTCAGCTTTCAGCAGTCCATGGTTTTTTAAGCTGCTTACAGCTGCAGGCTGAATTAACCCAGgagattcaatgccaggctatatcTGGGCTCTGCCATTGAGTATATGGGTATGTGCAGTCGCCCAGTAGTTAACCAAGCagtagctgatattcagaccgatgCCCGGTTAGctcagtggataaagttaggacagctgactgaatatcactgctaaccagttaatTCTGACTCTGCTCAGGctccgcccccagaatgccccggCACTAACCAGACAATGCCTAGGCAGtcacagtcaatattcagtggcattacccacttaagtgccactgaattttgGTGGATGACCAGCTCAGCAGGGTTCAACCCTATTGAATATCGGGGacctaaatattttctttttcttgacaTTAACCTCAGACACATTTCCACTAATCATCATACAGTGGCTTCTAGattttttagatttttattttcatttgtctTGCAGCTGACTGGAAATGCAAagctcaataaaaatgttaaacttCACTCACTACCAAAGAATGGAGAAGACATCAAAGCGGGAACAAAATGTGAAGTAGCTGGATGGGGAATAACTAATAATAAAGCCACGTCTGGTTCAGACAAACTAATGCATGTGACTATTACCATTCTGGACAGACAAATGTGCAATGATAAGAAGCACTATAATTGTAATCCTGACATTACAAATAACATGTTCTGTGCTGGAGATAAGAGAGGACGAAAGGATACTTGTAGTGTAAGTTCAAGAGACCTACTTGGTATTTAATGCAAATTCTAAATTTAAAGAGTTTGAGGAAAAAACAATACTGAATCAAGAGTCCTAAAGAGATGGAGGTGGCAGAAGATAGAAAAAGATGAGCTCTGAAAGCCTCTAGTAAGAAATATTGAGAGTTCACATTATGCTTATATTTGAATACTCTATCATACTTAGACACATAGGCATAAAAAAACTGTAGCCCCACCCATAGATGTGGCTGTAGTATAGCCAACCCCTTCACCTGTGAACCAATGAATGAACACAGCATGTTAAAActgggggttcattttcaaaagagaataaTGTCCAAaaggtggcataaatctgcatccaaattggtattttcaaaaccaatttttagatgtttttccatgaagtccatcagaagtgcattcaaatcacaaggaggggCATCTTAAGGGTggaatctgggcattcctaacacttttttctgccataatagaacaatacaaaaacatccagggctataaattggacattttggtctagacttggtTTACtgatgaataagccacaaaaaacagccctaaatgaccagatgaccactggagggagtcagggataccccctcccaccccaccccaccccccaaaatgtgatttaaaacattacttaccagcctaaTATGTTAaactcaggtctattagagcagcatgcgagtccctggagtagtctagttgtgggtgcagtgtactgcagacaggtgggcccaggcccataccttccccctacatgttccacttgtggtggaaactgtgagccctccaaaactcaccagaaacccactttacccacatataggtgcccccttactactactactactatttagcatttctatagcgctacaaggcatacgcagcgctgcacaaatatagaagaaagacagtccctgctcaaagagcttacaatctaatagacaaaaaataaataaagtaagcaaatcaattaatgtgaacgggaaggaagagaggagggtaggtggaggcgagtggttacaagtggttacgagtcaaaagcaatgttaaagaggtgggctttcagtctagatttaaaggtggccaaggatggggcaagacgtaggggctcaggaaatttattccaggcgtagggtgcagcgagacagaaggcgcgaagtctggagttggcagtagtggagaagggaacagataagaaggatttatccatggagcggagtgcacgggaaggggtgtagggaaggatgagtgtggagagatactggggagcagcagagtgagtacatttataggttagtagaagaagtttgaacaggatgcgaaaacggatagggagccaatgaagggtcttgaggagagaggtagtatgagtaaagcgaccctggcggaagatgagacgggcagcagagttttgaacccttcacccataagagctattatattggtgtacagtggggggtggggtggggtgggggaggtagtgggttttggttgggttttggagggctcagaggacaagataagggagcaaatgtgagatgtgtacctgggagcatttttatgaagtgcacagaagttctctcctgggatgtctgggggaccagtctactaaaaatgctggctccttctatgtCCTAATGGCATAAATCTCTACATTttgaatttattcatttttttccaaaaatggaccaaaaaaacaaaacaataaagcacaaaaccttgttcgaaacagtatttaaaaaaaaaagttggacttagacatatcgaaaatgcccctccatgtaactttgtaagtctatgtgttttgaaaTGAGAACCGGAGCAGactataaaaataattaaaatgaaaCAATGTAATAACCATCATGCACCACTACCCTTCCTGAAAGAAAACAAATTAGTGGGAGTACGAATAGCATTTATGGTCATGACAACTCCATCATTACGTTTTTGACTAAATCCTGCATAACTAGCCAGCACAGTGGAGCATGGAGACAGACCAAGTAATACAGCAGATCCTTTAAACATGCATAGAGACCATTAAACAAAACTACCACATGATTATTTTATTATCTTTCAAAAGTGTAGTCTTAGGAAAATAGATCTGAAATAAGGCCAGAATTTTAGAACATTTCTAAGGTTTTGTAGAGATATTTGTGAAGAATATTTTCTGTTGTTTTCCAGGGAGATTCCGGGGGCCCTTTACTGTGCAAGGGCATTCTTCGAGGCATCACTTCTTTTGGCCACAAAACATGTGGTGATCCTAAGAAACCTGGAATTTACACCCGTCTTACAGACACCTATCTGTCATGGATCAAGAAAACCATAGGAGGCGATTTCtaaaagtttttttgggggggttctgGACAGTAAATTCTCAGTCTGGCTATATTTTTAAACCTATTAAAAATCTACAGTTGCAACTAACAAACCCTCCTCCAAAGTTTATCTGCTTTGGTGTAAGATATTATCATTTGTCCCTCATATATGACAGTGGTATGAAAATCCTAAGCAAGCATAATAATGAGAGATCATGAAAGCTTTAAAGCAGTGTCACTTTCTAGAAAATAATAATTGTgaaactttatatatatatatatatatatatatatatatatatatatatatatatatatataattattagcAGTTCTGTACATTATTTTATGTTACATTCAAAACTTGCATAAATTGTCTTGTTTTCTGTAATTTTTCTCCCAATATACTCCATTTCTCTCCTGTAGTACCTCTGTACTGGAGGGGTGTCACTCTCAATGAAAATAGTCAGTGGAGGACTAGCAAAAAGATGCAAGTCTGCACCACAAGCCCTATATGACAAGGATTAAAGAGTTTTAGAGGGGTATCCTAAAGGACAGACATGACACAAATATTAAATGTAGGGTACAGACAAAGATATAAATAATGCACATAATGCTAACATTTTGCAGTGAAAAAGAAATTCCAGAGCAAAGTATCATGATATGAAACTTAGATGACATCCGCCAAAGCAACAAaaggaagcatttctgtactaAATGGGTGACAGATAATTAAAATAGCTTCCCAATGGAAACAGTGGGGCAAAGACAGTTTCAGAATTCAATAAAGACTGGGACAatcacagaggggtccttttactaaggtgtgctgaaaaatggcctgcagtagtgtagacgtgtgtttgggcacacacaga is a window of Microcaecilia unicolor chromosome 2, aMicUni1.1, whole genome shotgun sequence DNA encoding:
- the LOC115462260 gene encoding granzyme A-like — protein: MALVLTLSLCAAAFLLNIHGGLGVKIIGGKEAKPHSMPFMVLIKGKYICGGILIESNWVLTAAHCETDKKTQVFLGVHSISNKKEEQQKFLIKKRIPHPCFDRKTRENDLMLLQLTGNAKLNKNVKLHSLPKNGEDIKAGTKCEVAGWGITNNKATSGSDKLMHVTITILDRQMCNDKKHYNCNPDITNNMFCAGDKRGRKDTCSGDSGGPLLCKGILRGITSFGHKTCGDPKKPGIYTRLTDTYLSWIKKTIGGDF